A region of Paraburkholderia sp. BL23I1N1 DNA encodes the following proteins:
- a CDS encoding gallate dioxygenase — MARIIGGIGTSHVPTIGMAYDKGKQNDSAWAPLFKGYEPVANWLAERKPDVMVMFYNDHANSFFFDCYPTFALGVSGNHTFADEGAGKRPLPDIDGHPDLAIHIAEQRVNDEFDLTIFQDRALDHGCNSPLSLMLPHDGGWPMSLVPMEVNVLQYPLPTANRCYRLGQALRRAIESFEQDLDVVVVGTGGLSHQVHGERSGFNNTDWDMEFLDLIVLDPQRLAAMKHVDYVRLGGAESVETIMWLAMRGALGSTVRELHRSYYLATSTAMAVTLYEGEVTQ, encoded by the coding sequence ATGGCAAGAATCATTGGTGGAATCGGCACGTCGCATGTGCCCACTATCGGCATGGCGTACGACAAGGGCAAGCAGAACGACTCCGCGTGGGCGCCGCTTTTCAAAGGCTACGAACCGGTGGCCAACTGGCTTGCCGAGCGTAAGCCGGACGTGATGGTGATGTTCTACAACGACCATGCCAACAGCTTCTTCTTCGATTGCTATCCGACCTTTGCGTTAGGGGTGTCGGGCAACCATACATTTGCGGACGAAGGCGCGGGCAAGCGCCCATTGCCGGACATTGACGGTCATCCCGATCTCGCGATCCACATCGCGGAGCAGCGCGTCAACGACGAGTTCGATCTGACGATCTTCCAGGACCGGGCACTCGATCACGGATGCAATTCGCCGCTCTCGCTGATGTTGCCGCATGACGGCGGCTGGCCGATGTCGCTCGTGCCGATGGAAGTCAACGTGCTGCAATATCCGCTGCCCACCGCGAACCGCTGCTATCGCCTGGGTCAGGCGCTGCGCCGCGCGATCGAATCGTTCGAGCAGGATCTGGACGTGGTGGTGGTCGGCACGGGCGGTCTGTCTCACCAGGTCCACGGGGAGCGAAGCGGTTTCAACAATACCGATTGGGACATGGAGTTCCTCGATCTGATCGTTCTTGACCCGCAGCGTCTCGCCGCAATGAAGCATGTCGATTATGTGCGCCTCGGCGGCGCGGAGAGTGTGGAGACGATCATGTGGCTCGCCATGCGCGGCGCGCTGGGGTCGACGGTTCGTGAACTACATCGCAGCTATTACCTTGCGACGAGCACCGCGATGGCCGTGACCCTCTACGAAGGCGAGGTGACGCAATGA
- a CDS encoding methyl-accepting chemotaxis protein, protein MFRNTSIRTALTITIAGYTAALMLVIATSIWGLETANTALDRMYSDETTALRHLSASGEALQQMRVDLGAYETLVTQGKPTDAALARVHAEQTASDRELAAYAAQPPSNELEKKLTDALRVKRELLMKQALTPEIAALDQNDFMSFRTTERQAPDTLFADYRNAALALEDFQAEQQKARFASAQQDFHRLLWLFGAIGSAAMILGFFARSGLTNSIVRPIDAAIRHFERIAAGDLASEIATLGANEMGRLMAALGRMQAGLVAAVSQVRQGTAAITHGVGEIASGNADLSTRTELQAATLEETASSMEDLTATVRQNAVNAQQASALAENASEIAARGGDVVGQVVDLIADMSSSSKRIVDIIGAIEGIAFQTNILALNAAVEAARAGEEGRGFAVVAGEVRALAQRSAAAAKEIRELIGDSVAKVRNGAELATRAGETMAEIVTAARNVTGIVSEISAASEGQSRGIAQINTAMTQMDNATQQNAALVEQAAAAAASLEDQARTLVDAVAVFRLHETDRPSADESSGRHQNHHAPHVYDAADHALAT, encoded by the coding sequence ATGTTCAGAAATACCAGTATCCGGACTGCTCTGACCATCACGATTGCCGGTTACACGGCCGCGTTGATGCTTGTGATCGCCACGTCGATTTGGGGCCTCGAAACAGCCAACACGGCACTCGACAGAATGTACAGCGACGAGACGACTGCGTTGCGACACCTGAGCGCCAGCGGCGAAGCGCTTCAGCAGATGCGGGTCGATCTCGGTGCGTACGAAACGCTCGTCACGCAAGGAAAGCCGACCGATGCGGCGCTCGCGCGAGTGCATGCCGAGCAGACGGCCAGTGATCGCGAGCTGGCGGCCTACGCCGCGCAACCACCGTCGAACGAGCTGGAGAAGAAACTGACTGACGCGTTGCGCGTGAAGCGCGAGCTATTGATGAAACAGGCGCTGACCCCAGAAATCGCGGCACTCGATCAGAACGATTTCATGTCGTTCCGGACTACAGAACGACAGGCGCCTGACACGCTGTTCGCTGACTACCGGAACGCCGCGCTCGCGCTCGAGGATTTTCAGGCCGAGCAGCAAAAAGCGCGCTTTGCGTCGGCGCAACAGGATTTTCATAGGCTGCTCTGGCTCTTCGGTGCGATCGGGTCCGCCGCAATGATCCTTGGTTTCTTCGCGCGATCCGGTTTGACGAATTCGATCGTGCGGCCTATCGACGCTGCTATTCGTCATTTCGAGCGCATTGCCGCCGGTGATCTGGCGAGTGAGATCGCCACGCTGGGTGCCAACGAAATGGGACGGTTGATGGCTGCCCTCGGCCGGATGCAGGCGGGGCTCGTTGCTGCCGTGAGCCAGGTGCGTCAGGGAACGGCGGCGATCACGCACGGCGTAGGCGAGATCGCGAGCGGCAATGCCGACCTGTCGACGCGTACGGAACTGCAGGCGGCAACGCTGGAGGAAACCGCCTCGAGCATGGAAGATTTGACGGCGACGGTCCGGCAAAACGCCGTCAACGCGCAGCAGGCCAGCGCGCTCGCGGAAAACGCCTCGGAGATCGCTGCGCGCGGCGGCGACGTGGTCGGCCAGGTTGTCGACCTGATCGCGGACATGTCGTCGAGTTCGAAGCGGATCGTCGATATCATCGGCGCGATCGAAGGCATCGCGTTCCAGACCAACATACTCGCCCTGAATGCCGCTGTGGAAGCGGCCCGTGCCGGCGAGGAAGGACGCGGATTCGCGGTGGTCGCGGGCGAAGTGCGCGCGCTCGCGCAACGCTCGGCTGCCGCGGCGAAAGAGATCAGGGAACTGATTGGCGATTCGGTTGCGAAGGTGAGAAACGGCGCCGAACTCGCAACTCGCGCCGGCGAGACGATGGCCGAAATCGTCACGGCAGCCCGCAACGTGACCGGCATCGTCAGCGAGATCAGCGCGGCTTCCGAAGGGCAATCGCGCGGTATTGCTCAGATCAATACCGCGATGACGCAGATGGACAACGCGACGCAACAGAACGCCGCGCTAGTCGAGCAAGCGGCGGCCGCTGCGGCTTCGCTGGAAGATCAGGCGCGCACGCTCGTCGATGCGGTGGCCGTGTTCAGGCTGCATGAAACCGACCGGCCGTCCGCCGACGAATCCAGCGGACGGCATCAGAATCATCATGCACCGCACGTGTACGACGCCGCTGACCACGCGCTGGCTACGTGA
- the phbB gene encoding acetoacetyl-CoA reductase: MAKQIAVVTGGTGGLGEAISVKLHDAGYAVVVTCSPGNTGANQWLARMEAQGRQFLAYTVDVADYDSCEKCAAQIRTEVGPVDILINNAGITRDASFKKLDKVNWDAVIRTNLDSVFNMTKPVCDSMVERGWGRIINVSSIIGSKGGFGQTNYAAAKAGMHGFTKSLALEVARKGVTVNTVSPGYIATKMVMAVPEEIRETKIIPQIPVGRLGQPDEVAALVLYLCSREAGFVTGANIAINGGQHLQ; the protein is encoded by the coding sequence ATGGCAAAGCAGATCGCGGTGGTGACGGGTGGAACGGGTGGACTTGGCGAAGCGATCAGCGTCAAGTTGCATGACGCCGGGTACGCGGTCGTGGTGACCTGTTCGCCGGGCAATACCGGTGCGAACCAGTGGCTCGCGCGGATGGAAGCGCAGGGACGACAATTCCTCGCCTACACGGTCGACGTCGCCGATTACGACTCGTGCGAAAAATGCGCGGCGCAAATCAGAACGGAGGTCGGACCGGTCGACATTCTGATCAACAACGCCGGTATCACGCGTGACGCCAGCTTCAAGAAACTCGACAAGGTCAATTGGGACGCGGTCATCCGGACCAATCTCGACTCGGTGTTCAACATGACGAAGCCGGTGTGCGACAGCATGGTGGAGCGCGGCTGGGGCCGCATCATCAACGTGTCGTCGATCATCGGCTCCAAGGGCGGGTTCGGCCAGACCAACTATGCGGCGGCGAAAGCCGGCATGCATGGCTTCACGAAATCGCTGGCGCTTGAGGTGGCGAGGAAAGGCGTCACCGTCAACACGGTTTCGCCAGGCTATATCGCGACGAAGATGGTGATGGCGGTGCCCGAAGAAATCCGCGAGACGAAGATCATTCCGCAGATTCCGGTCGGCCGGCTCGGACAGCCTGACGAAGTTGCCGCACTCGTGCTGTACCTGTGCTCGCGGGAGGCCGGTTTCGTCACCGGAGCCAACATTGCAATCAACGGGGGGCAACACCTGCAGTGA
- a CDS encoding porin yields MKKKYLALAATAGAFAATGAHAQSSVQLYGLMDLSVPTYQSHANANGDHVIGMGIAGEPWFSGSRWGLKGAEDIGAGSKIIFRLESEYRVSDGQMEDPGQIFDRDAWVGIENETFGKITAGFQNTIARDASTIYGDPYGSARLTTEEGGWTNSNNFKQMIFYAASATGTRYNNGVAWKKLFSNGIFASAGYAFGNSTSFGSNANYQAALGYNGGPFNMSGFYSHANRVGFTNQSFSVGGNYTFGILRANAGYFRYLGNQGALGQRQDNAWTVSLKLSPKGAFDYELGYQQMRVHNAAYNSDGDIPNANIGAFDPTSGLHNGYKETLYWSAFYHLSKRTEVYLAGDYMKLHGGYTVGTTFGSNNQLELTTGVRTRF; encoded by the coding sequence TTGAAGAAAAAGTATCTGGCTTTGGCCGCTACGGCAGGCGCTTTCGCAGCAACCGGCGCGCATGCCCAGTCGAGTGTTCAGCTCTACGGCCTGATGGATTTGAGCGTGCCGACCTATCAGTCACACGCGAACGCGAACGGCGATCATGTGATCGGCATGGGTATCGCTGGCGAACCGTGGTTCAGCGGCAGCCGCTGGGGCCTGAAGGGCGCTGAAGATATCGGCGCGGGTTCGAAGATCATTTTCCGGCTTGAAAGCGAATATCGCGTGAGCGACGGCCAGATGGAAGATCCGGGCCAGATTTTCGACCGTGACGCATGGGTCGGTATCGAGAACGAGACGTTCGGCAAGATCACGGCTGGTTTCCAGAACACGATCGCGCGCGACGCATCGACGATTTACGGCGACCCGTACGGCTCCGCGCGCCTGACGACGGAAGAGGGTGGCTGGACCAATTCGAATAACTTCAAGCAGATGATTTTCTACGCTGCCAGCGCGACCGGCACACGTTATAACAATGGCGTGGCGTGGAAGAAGCTGTTCAGCAATGGCATTTTCGCGAGCGCAGGCTACGCATTCGGCAACTCGACGAGTTTCGGCTCGAATGCCAACTACCAGGCAGCGCTCGGCTACAACGGCGGCCCGTTCAACATGTCGGGTTTCTATAGCCACGCGAATCGCGTTGGCTTTACCAACCAGTCGTTCTCGGTGGGTGGCAACTACACGTTCGGTATTCTGCGTGCCAATGCGGGTTACTTCCGTTACCTAGGCAATCAGGGTGCGCTCGGCCAGCGTCAGGATAACGCGTGGACGGTGTCGCTCAAGCTGTCGCCGAAGGGTGCATTCGACTATGAACTCGGCTATCAGCAAATGCGCGTGCACAATGCCGCTTACAACAGTGACGGCGATATCCCGAACGCGAACATCGGCGCTTTCGACCCGACGTCAGGCCTCCATAACGGCTACAAGGAAACGCTGTACTGGTCGGCGTTCTATCACCTGTCCAAGCGCACTGAAGTGTATCTGGCCGGCGACTACATGAAGCTGCATGGCGGCTACACCGTCGGCACCACGTTCGGCTCGAACAACCAGCTCGAACTGACCACGGGCGTGCGCACCCGCTTCTGA
- a CDS encoding protocatechuate 3,4-dioxygenase (extradiol catechol dioxygenase that catalyzes the oxidative cleavage of substituted catechols; part of the bacterial aromatic compound degradation pathway), with the protein MNPQLIGTEELTGTYPFDIRQSIKAMCLNRFFWQMREAPARTLWLENRVAAYDAANLTAEERALVDNTDWIGMIRYGVCFFVLENLHAW; encoded by the coding sequence ATGAACCCGCAACTGATCGGTACCGAGGAATTGACGGGGACGTACCCGTTCGATATTCGCCAGAGCATCAAGGCGATGTGTCTGAACCGCTTTTTCTGGCAGATGCGTGAAGCGCCGGCTCGCACGCTCTGGCTGGAGAACCGGGTCGCTGCCTACGACGCGGCCAACCTGACGGCGGAAGAACGCGCGCTCGTCGACAACACCGACTGGATCGGCATGATCCGTTATGGCGTGTGTTTCTTCGTCCTCGAAAATTTGCACGCGTGGTGA
- a CDS encoding LysR family transcriptional regulator, translated as MSSKELLNLAQLRAFRLVADMGSATRAAAALFRAQSAVTRSVQELESALGEPLFDRGPSGMLPTAVGRAVLQRCERIFAELEELAQWCAARQARRRPAVDGALPAYLLNTRRLQLFIALARHRHKPSAAKPFGISQPAVSTAIRVLESGAGLSLFHRSPRGILLTTEGETFLLHVRRALNELRHVPDDIAALHGKIQGSVTVGALPLGRTLLLPRAIARMTAEHPGVRVVTDDSAYEVLVAGQRAGDIDFILGALRDNDASSGLKSERLMSEDMVVLVRHDHPLTHARDLTIMALRDAQWVLPRSNAPARGLFEAQFKRLKVKPPLPTVETADLAVIRGLLLGTDMVAAQSGQQLHYEVQSGQLAVLDVQLHNTRRDIGLTVRAAGTPSPAARALIDAIRLSVVDVTRTISIATG; from the coding sequence GTGAGCAGCAAAGAACTTCTCAATCTGGCGCAACTGCGCGCCTTTCGACTCGTCGCCGATATGGGCAGCGCAACGCGCGCCGCAGCAGCACTTTTTCGCGCCCAGTCGGCCGTCACCCGTTCGGTGCAGGAACTGGAGTCGGCACTCGGCGAGCCCCTTTTCGATCGCGGCCCCTCGGGCATGCTCCCCACGGCGGTTGGCCGCGCCGTGCTGCAGCGTTGCGAGCGCATCTTCGCCGAGCTGGAAGAACTTGCACAGTGGTGCGCCGCGAGGCAGGCACGCCGACGGCCGGCAGTAGACGGCGCGCTTCCGGCCTATCTGCTCAACACGCGGCGGCTTCAGCTATTCATTGCGTTAGCGCGACATCGGCACAAGCCGAGTGCGGCGAAACCGTTTGGTATCAGTCAGCCGGCCGTGAGTACCGCGATTCGCGTGCTGGAAAGCGGCGCAGGCCTGAGTCTTTTCCACCGAAGCCCCCGCGGAATCCTGCTCACCACGGAAGGCGAAACGTTTCTGCTTCACGTGCGCCGCGCGTTGAACGAACTGCGGCACGTGCCCGACGATATCGCGGCGTTGCACGGCAAGATCCAGGGTTCGGTGACGGTCGGCGCGTTGCCGCTCGGGCGCACGTTGCTCCTGCCAAGAGCGATCGCGCGAATGACCGCGGAGCATCCGGGCGTGCGGGTGGTTACTGACGACAGCGCTTACGAGGTGCTCGTCGCGGGCCAGCGAGCGGGCGATATCGACTTCATTCTCGGCGCGCTGCGCGATAACGACGCGAGTAGCGGCCTGAAGAGCGAGCGCCTGATGTCGGAAGATATGGTGGTGCTGGTGCGCCACGATCATCCGCTCACGCACGCGCGCGATCTGACCATCATGGCCCTGCGCGACGCGCAGTGGGTCTTGCCGCGCAGCAACGCACCGGCGCGCGGCCTGTTCGAAGCGCAATTCAAGCGCCTGAAAGTGAAACCGCCCCTGCCCACGGTCGAGACCGCGGACCTCGCGGTAATTCGGGGACTGCTGCTCGGCACGGACATGGTCGCGGCGCAATCGGGCCAGCAATTGCACTATGAAGTTCAGTCCGGTCAGTTGGCCGTGCTCGACGTGCAGTTGCACAACACCCGTCGCGACATAGGGTTGACCGTGCGTGCAGCCGGCACGCCCTCGCCTGCCGCGCGTGCGTTGATAGATGCGATCCGGCTATCGGTTGTCGATGTGACTCGCACGATCAGCATCGCCACTGGTTAG
- a CDS encoding ABC transporter substrate-binding protein — MTPSFRTLRHIAVASTLLFSLASQHATAAEGEKITIMVGGITKLIYLPARLTEQLGYFKDEGLDVELLSQPAGVDAENELLAGAVQAVVGFYDHTIDLQTKGKDVKAIVVFGQVPGEVEMVSTKAADTVKSMADVKGKTLGVTGLGSSTSFLTQYLAGQHGIQSTEYTMLPVGADASFIAAIKQGRIDAGMTTEPTVSALQKSGDAKVLVDMRSVEGTKAALGGTYPASSLYVQAAWADTHKAEAAKLAHAFVRTMQFIHTHSAEEIAAKMPDDYQKDKPLYVSALKASLPMFTKDGKMPADGPETVLKVLSAFNPSVKGKHIELAKTYTNEFTGSK; from the coding sequence ATGACCCCAAGCTTTCGCACGTTGCGCCATATCGCCGTTGCTTCCACCCTGCTGTTCAGCCTTGCGTCGCAACACGCGACAGCCGCCGAGGGCGAGAAGATCACGATCATGGTGGGCGGTATCACGAAGCTGATCTATTTGCCGGCGCGCCTGACCGAACAGCTTGGCTATTTCAAGGATGAAGGGCTCGATGTCGAACTGCTGTCGCAGCCGGCCGGCGTTGACGCTGAAAACGAACTGCTGGCCGGCGCCGTTCAGGCCGTCGTCGGTTTCTACGACCATACGATTGACCTGCAAACCAAGGGTAAGGACGTCAAGGCGATCGTCGTGTTTGGACAAGTGCCGGGCGAGGTCGAAATGGTGTCGACCAAGGCAGCCGATACGGTCAAATCGATGGCGGACGTGAAGGGCAAGACGCTTGGCGTGACCGGTCTCGGTTCGTCAACAAGCTTCCTGACGCAATACCTTGCCGGCCAGCACGGCATCCAGTCCACGGAATACACGATGCTGCCGGTGGGCGCTGACGCCAGCTTCATCGCGGCGATCAAGCAAGGCCGCATCGACGCCGGCATGACGACCGAGCCGACCGTCTCGGCATTGCAGAAGTCGGGCGACGCGAAGGTGCTCGTCGACATGCGCTCGGTTGAAGGCACGAAGGCGGCGCTGGGCGGCACTTACCCGGCGTCGAGCCTCTACGTCCAGGCGGCATGGGCCGATACCCACAAGGCTGAAGCAGCGAAGCTCGCGCACGCGTTCGTCCGCACGATGCAGTTCATCCACACGCATAGCGCGGAAGAAATCGCCGCCAAGATGCCTGACGACTATCAGAAAGACAAGCCGCTTTACGTGAGCGCGTTGAAAGCGTCGCTGCCGATGTTCACGAAGGACGGCAAGATGCCTGCCGACGGTCCGGAGACCGTGCTGAAGGTGCTGTCGGCGTTCAATCCGTCGGTTAAAGGCAAGCATATCGAGCTGGCGAAAACCTACACGAACGAGTTCACCGGTTCGAAGTAA